GGGCTTCCAGCTTCCGAGTGGTCTGCCGCCACTCCAACTCGCGTTCCCATGCCGCCTCTTTGGCGTCCTGGTCAGCCTGCCACTGTGCGCGCTCTGCGCTTGCCATACTCTGGTGCCTTCCCTTTGAGAGGGACACCAGCCCGGTCTACTCGCCAAAGTCCGGCCGGGCTGGTGCCATTTCTTCTTGCTGACTCAGGCTGCGGTTTGCGCCCGGCGCGCTTCCCATGCATCCCATGCGGCTTCTGCCGCCGGGTTCAGGCTGTCGTCGCGCCAATCCGGCTCAAGGCGCTCAAGAATCGGGGTCCGGTCCCCCCTGAACTTCGGGGGCAGCAGAGTGACGCTCTTCAAAGCGGCTTGCAGCAGGGCGCGCTGCCCCTCAATCCCTGCAACCTGCCAAAGGCCAGCCAGCGCTTCGGGGTCCATCAACGGCGAAAGGTCTACCTCTTCCGAAAGCTCTGCCAACTCCGCCTTGAGTGCGCTGATCTGTGCCGTGAGTTCAGCCCGTAGTGTTTCGTAAAGCGTCTCGTCCATTCCCCCGCCAATGAAGAACTCTTTCTGAAGCTTGAGTTCACGCCCTGCCGCGTGGTCCAGCGCTGCCGACACAGCCCGCTTACGGCTTTCCTTTGCAGGGTCCTGGTAGGTCAGCCAGCGCCGGGCAATGGCCAGAATGGTCGGAGAGTCCGGCGACAGGTTCATAATGTGGTTGATCCACATCACTGCAATGGCTTCGTCGGCGCGCTCCCGCATGGTTGCGATTCCCTCACACACCGACGGGCCCTGGTTGATACGGGCGACGCACCGGTAATTCCGCCCGCCGTTGCCCATGGGGCCTTTGCAGTGCGGGCAGCGCAGGACACCCGTGAGAATGGTTGCCGCCTTCCGCTTTCCACGCGTCCGGTCACCAATGGCCGTACCGGGGCGGGAACGGGCAGCGAACTTCGAGAGAATCTGTTCCCGCTCAGCGAAGGTGATGACGCCCTTACCAGCCTTGACCGGGTGCCCGTTCGGCCCCATGAGGGGATTGCCGCCACGGTGCCACTTGTCCAGCGGATTGCCGAACTCATCCTTAGCGCGTTCCCGGTCCGGGATGAGTCCTGCCCAGCTAGGAGACTGAGCAAGGTGAATGATGGTCTGCGCCCGCCATTGCTTGCCCTTGCGGGTCTTGGTCCCCTCGCTGTTCAGCATTTCAGCGATTGCCGCCGGGGTGTCGCCATTCAGCAGCGCCTCAGCGATACGGCGCGCAGTCGGGTACTCCGCCGGGTCGTGTTCCAGCTTTCCCGTTCCCTTGGGGCAGCAAAGGCCGTAGGGCACCACTCCGCCGGGCCAGCGTCCCTCTGCCTTGTGTGCGTCTCCGCCTGCCTTCGTGCGAAGCGCAATATCAGTGGCTTCTTCCCGGGCACGCTCGCTCAGGAAGGCAATGACCATCCGTGCACCACGCTGGGAACTGTCCAACCCCTCAGTGACGCTGACCAGCCGTGCCCCGCGCTTCTCGAATTCGTCCAGCAAGAGGCCCACAGCGCCCATGCCCCGGCGGCTGAGTCGGTCCAGCTTCCACACATAGAGCGTCTTGCTGCGCCCTTCGACAATGGCGGCAGTCGCCTTCTCGAATTCCTCGCGCCGGACGTGCGCCTTACTTGCTGAGCGCTGTTCGAACCAGACGTGCCGGATCTTCCTGCCATCGGTGGCAGCCGCCCGGCAG
This portion of the Streptomyces sp. 2114.4 genome encodes:
- a CDS encoding recombinase family protein — its product is MERDDLPTLRALGFKDEELRALGLWEPATGDPADLAETYIRRSKKRDDLATLRAHVRDVCRAAATDGRKIRHVWFEQRSASKAHVRREEFEKATAAIVEGRSKTLYVWKLDRLSRRGMGAVGLLLDEFEKRGARLVSVTEGLDSSQRGARMVIAFLSERAREEATDIALRTKAGGDAHKAEGRWPGGVVPYGLCCPKGTGKLEHDPAEYPTARRIAEALLNGDTPAAIAEMLNSEGTKTRKGKQWRAQTIIHLAQSPSWAGLIPDRERAKDEFGNPLDKWHRGGNPLMGPNGHPVKAGKGVITFAEREQILSKFAARSRPGTAIGDRTRGKRKAATILTGVLRCPHCKGPMGNGGRNYRCVARINQGPSVCEGIATMRERADEAIAVMWINHIMNLSPDSPTILAIARRWLTYQDPAKESRKRAVSAALDHAAGRELKLQKEFFIGGGMDETLYETLRAELTAQISALKAELAELSEEVDLSPLMDPEALAGLWQVAGIEGQRALLQAALKSVTLLPPKFRGDRTPILERLEPDWRDDSLNPAAEAAWDAWEARRAQTAA